The nucleotide sequence GCCTTCACACTCGGCCATGAAGGCCCTAGACACCCCTTGACGTTCAAGGTTAAGCACTTTGACTGCTACAGTTGTTTCCCTAGTATTGCTTTGTATACAGAGCCAGAACTGCCTGTTCCAATCAAGTATGTTGAAGAGAAGCCTTTAGTTGCTTTGAAGAGGTTGTCGTATGATATTCTATCAAATGCATTCATCACAACGAATCAAAAATTGaatctttgtttttcttcttggaGCAACAAAATACTGTCGATGATACCACAATAACTACAATCGCCATAGATGGGATAGAGATCAGCAAGATGATTCTAAAAGACGTATGATGTCTCTTCGACTTTTTCATGGTGCATGTTGGCAGGTGTAATTCAGGTATGCCTCCACAAAGTCTAGGATTCCCCAAGACTGATATTGCAGTTGCATTTGAGAAAACTCCTTCGATCGGAACTTCACCCTCAAGATCGTTGAAAGATAAATTCAAGTTGTTCAAAGAGAATATTGCCAGGTATTTTGGGATTTGAccaaaaaagttgttttgagaaAGATCCAAATTCGAAAGACCTCGAAGAGATTGTAAAGATGAAGGTACAAAACCTTGAAAGGAGTTTCCTTGTAAGAAAAGGGCCACAAGACTATTGCAACTACCAAGCGTGGTTGGAATCTCACCGGACAAGTCATTTTGAGATACATCCAACTCTGCCAAATTTTTTAGATTGCCAACTTCTAAGGGTAGGTGCCCAGAGAAATGGTTCCATGCTAAATTGAGTGAAATTGAAAGAGTTGAAATGTCGAAGAGTTCTTTGGGAAGGGCTCCTATCAGGTTATTGAAAGAAAGATTCAACCTTAATAATTGTTGGCAGTTTTGAAGGGTCTTTGGAACTTTTCCTTGCAACATGTTGTCATCCAAGTAAAAAAGGATCAAGGATGAGAGGTTTCCTATTGACTTCGGAATATCTCCCTCTAGCCTGTTGGAACGAAGAGACAATTTCTGCAGCTTTTTAAGATTGCCAATGTTTGAGGGAATTTTTCCCTTGAATTCATTCTCACCCAGAACTAGCCTTTCTAGTCCTGTTAGATGGCTTATTTCTGAAGGGATCTCTCCATATATATGGTTTTGTTGAAAGGTTAAGATAGACATTGTGGCTGAGAGGTTCCCGATGCTCTTAGGCAAGGATCCTTTTAGTTGGTTGAATGCAACGCTCAATAATCGCAAATTTGTGCAGTTGACCAAAGATTGAAGAAAATCCATTTCGTCAGGTTCTCCAGACCCCAAACTATTGTTGCCTAAGTTTAAAAAATAGAGGCGAGGCAGGAGTTTGaaatcaattgatattttcccaGTAAAATAGTTAGCTTCTACTTCAAAATATTCTATATTTGAAAAGTTGGGCAGTGATACAGGTAGGGGTCCTGTGAGATGGTTATCACCGAGCGCTAGATATTGAAGCTGGGGAAACATAGATGTAAGTTCTAATGGGATGCTGCCAGAGAGTTGGTTTTCTATTAGGGAGAGTATAATTAATGATGAAAGGTTGTAGATAGATGAAGGTATCTTACCAGAGAGTTTATTGCCATCCAGTGAAAGAAAAGTTAAATTTTGGAGCTGGCCCAAGGCCTCTGGGATGGTTCCTGTGAAAGCATTGAAAGGCACACTTATAAACTGAAGAGATGTAAAATTTCCAATGAAAGAAGGAATCTCTCCGCTAAAATTGTTTTTTCCCATTGTAAGACCAATGAGCTTTGACAATGAACTAAGCTCTGTTGGTAGTTTACCAACCAAATTGTTCATACCAATTCGAAAATACAAAAGATTGGAGCAGTGAGATAAGTTGGCAGGGATTTCACCCGTCAGTGAATTAAGATACAAGGATAGTTCCTGCAGCCTGAATAAATTGCCAACTTGTGGTGGGATTTCACCTTGAAAGCTATTGTTATTGAGCCTCAAGACTCGAAGGAAGCTCAAGTTTCCTATGTAAGGAGATATGAATCCCGTTAACCTTCTCGCGTGCAAGTCCAAGATGGTGACTCGCTGGTGTCGGTTGCCACACATAACCCCTTGCCAGTTGCAGAAGTGGACACTATCGTTCCATGAATCCATAACACCTTCCGGGTCGTGAATAATCTCAGACTTGAAGGCGAGGAGTGCTAGATGATCTGACGTGTTACCACTCCAAATAGCAGCGACCGTGAGAAGAATTCTGAATTGCAACAAAATTGGCACGACCAAGACAAATATAGTTTGGATGTAAGGCAAATAGCAACGCATTGAACTCATTTTTGAAATTGGATAGTTATGCCATAGATTTGCATTATTGGTGTCCTTTTATTTATAATTCCGGGTCCATAACAAAAGTCTGAAGTCTAAATTGAGATGAGATCAAGGTCCTTTCAAATAACAGTACATGAAAtgtgaatattttaaatattaacatttaaaatttcttcATCCACACATACTTGTTCAAATGGGTCAAAGTCCAAAGATATTTTACACTTTGAATCACTTTAACCTTTGTTTTGAttcatgataaaatattttgcattaaaaaataattttaaaataaaaatactactAATATTAGTGCACTaatactaaatttaaataatactaCTAGTATTGTGCCTAATGCATAatcttatttgttatttaaataattatatcttcGTTGATAATTTTTCAGTTGTATATGAATGAATCCTTAGATACCTTAGTgatcttattttaaattattaagaatatgtgacaatgaTCTATAATACAAATTTCCTTAAGTTGTTAATTTGAATACACTAAGTATTGTTCTAATaaacttttattaaaataatattattctattGAAAAACTCTGATTCCATATATAGCAAAAATCTAAAGCCTAAATTGAGATGAGATAAAGGTCgtttcaaataaaaatgtgaatattataaatcataaattttaaatattaatatttaaaatttcttcaTTCACACAGACTTGGTCCAATAGGTCAAAGTTTcaaagatattttaaatttggtCTAATAGActatatatctttaaattagGGTGTATttgattagaattatttttcataaaaaatgtcacatcaataaaatttttttcatactcgcatgtttgattgcttaacattttttatgaaaaattttcataatacaacacattaaagtatattttggaccattttctatagaaaattacaattaggGGAGGTGAGAATTTTTTTCCATcgaattaaaaatattttccttttcatggAAAACAATTCCCACCTCCCCCTagtcatatctttattcataatttttcaattgtaTATAAATGAATCCCTAGATAATTTGATGATCTTATTTTAActtattaagaatatgtgacaataattaatatcactcttaaaaatatcattagaaTAGAgtaatttgacctatcttatttaatatacataatttataatttattatgcaTAACCTTCTAAGGGTGGATTTCTTTAAACCCCAATTATACCAACTCCGTCTTTTTAACTCTAAGTAATCAAGTTGTTatctcataataataatttagttatcgcaaaaaaattgtaagaaaGTGAAATAACCCCTCTCTCTTTACATGTGAACATGGCTTTTTTCTTCTGAGATATATATTTGTTCTTATTTATCAGTAGTGTGACATCTTCTCCTTGACATCATTGATATATTGCAAAAAAAGCCAAAAGGATATAATTATTAttctcataataataatttagttatCGCAAAAAAACtgttagcatttttctttaAGATTTGAAGACCAAAGGGAGTAAATGGGGTCTACTCATCTTTTTCCTACTTTCAAGAAGAATACAGTAAGCCCCCAGGGCGTAGCACGTGTGGTTGTGGGGTGGCAGCATGGTGCCAAGAGTCTAAGTTCGAGATTGGCCAGCCGCAGTGTGGGATTTCTTCCTTCTGTTGGGTGGGGTCCTTGTGGGCAGCCAGCACTGGGCCTCTCGTTGACCATGGCTTGCGAGTACCTGATTAACCTCCCCCCTTGGCGTGGGGCAATTGAGGGCCCCTAAGGTGAGGGATTTCATCTTTTGTGCCAAAAAGAATACAGTAAGTATGGCACCAATAATTTTTAGCAACAGTCTAAAGCCAACTTTGACAATAATTGAACGAAACGTGAATAATTGCCTTTTTCTGTGCAACCCAATTTAACAATAATTGTGCATGAAagttgaatattttaaattataaattttaaatattaatatttaaaatttcttaaaattatcgTTCTTGCGTGATTCTCCATCGctcgtatttttaattttaacagaaGAGATAAATTACAGGTGGGCCTTTGGCCCTTACCTAGACCAAGTATTGAACTCGTGACCTATTAATGCTAATCCTAACGTATCACTTGTCCTCTACTTTAAAATCTCTTCATCCATACAAACTTAGTACAAGATATTTAAACTTTGAATCATTTTAGCCTCTATTTTGATTcttgatataatattttgtagtgaagaataattttcatatgaaaatgcatacacaaaaatatatatctattttttttcttttatacaaaattaagaaacaaaacataactgaatatatataattttcctcTTCATCATTCTTTAGGACCATTATTGGCTTGAGCTAGGGTCACAAATGAGCTGACCCGTTCACAAGTGACTTGGTGTTTAGTTTTGACAAAATCTCGTTCAAATTCGTTCATTAAGATAGATAAACCGATTTCGAGCCTAATTTTGAAACTCAATTTATAAACGAGTTAAGTTTTAGCTTAATAAAACTCAGCTCATAAGAAGTTTTTGAACATATTCAATTGGAGACTTATAAATAGTAATAGACTTGGTTAAAAGTTCGTAAACATTCTCGATTAGAAATTCACAAATAATTCGTGAacaattttgtttataaaatatattaatatatattatcaaattttaagttattataataatataattaaattaaatatgtttaaaattactatatatattaattaaatcatttaaaaGCCTatcttttcatttattatatatgtatatattcatatatatttgcTTCTCTCAATAATAGATaacgtatatacatatatattttaatgtctattatattaatatatttaacattttataaattaaacctaaatttaaatataaaatattacataaatatattttttaataattatatataatttattgttaacTGCCCCCAACAACCCCTTCAACAAGAAGTTGTTGGCTCGGGAGCTTCTTGCTTTCACACTCCTTTGTTGCTCACGTTAGGGCCCCTCACGATCAAAGTTTCTTTGACCCAAAATGGAATCAAATGACAATACAATAGGTATATGCGCGTGTAAATGCTATATATTTCATCGTCAAAGTAAAGATGAGCAGCTTAGAGTGGAAACCCCAAGGAAAAAagcccccccacccccacccccaccccccaagACACGTAAAATTAAAGGCCTGTTTGTTAGACAATCCTCGTGATACACATTGATTCCTAGTTATTGTCTGTTGACTTTCTGCTCTTAGAGGGGGACCCATCTTTTGTGTGGATTTTGCTCTAAAACTTGCTGTTGAATTCAATTCCCCATTTTTTGTGTAACTATTTTTGACAATgttcaagaaaattttaagcATCGTGCGTGTATTGGTACAATGCGCCCTTAATGGTAAAAACTTTCTTCTAGCTAAAATCTTTAATAGGGTATGGAAAACATAAGCCAATTGCAAATTAAGGTTGAATAGTCAATATAACCCCAATCATAGAAATTTTATATGGAAACTTGTCCTTCAAAAAAGTTGAATTCCTGGTTATATATAATGGAAAGTTAATAAAATCAATCTTTTGCAGTGAAACCAACCTGCTAATTAAGAAACAATTTCCATACTAGCCAGTAACAAAGACCCAAGCATGAGCTGCCACCCcatcaaattaaatattctttCAAATAAGGGTTAATTCTTTCAAATAAGTGCACATGAAATGGTAAATACGCTCCTCCGATCCTCACCCCGACCCTGATTGCAAATAAGTCCCGTGTAAAACTAGCTAGAAGATTTAAATCGATCTGAATCTTTATCTGACTCTAATTCTTAACATGTTTAGGAAActgttttttcattttccctATCAATTGCTCTACAAAATGTTAAGAGGCCATTCCAATACTTGTgctttttggaaaaaaaaaaaaaaaaaaaagattctctcGTTTGAGAATTCGTTAGattctttatataaatatataaataataaaaataaaataaaaccaaccaataaattactaatttataataataataataattaataaaaaatatggacATTAATAAAACTAGCTACAAATGTTTGTACCCTGCAATACAACGAGAAAACTGTCCATCCACAAGGTCAAGCAGAACAGAAGTTTCCAGAGCTATTATAATTTCcaatattaaaatatagatattattcCAAAAAATCTACCAATCAAATACAAAGTGATAAGGATccaattaaattttgtgttttctttggaTTAACTTGGCTATCAACTTTGTCTTAAATTCAtgatgcgttctctttattttttaatttttaattttgagttttgaatttatttttaattttttattttaatagtttgtttttaaaaaattaaaaatacattctttttattattttaaaaaattatttctcaaaataaaaattagaaaacgcgttctctttgaaaatttgaaaataattttttattaatattttattcaataaatttgattattcagtaaattataaatatttaatgttaatatattattaaatatatatatatatatattttaaagttaataaattttataatattttttcattacaataataaaatatcaataaataaatgtgttttaagtttagagtttgttttggataaaaacactcaaaataattttttgttattttgaatttttttataattttttttgttttaaaaaatacattcttaaaaataataaaaagaatgtgtttttattattttataaaattaaaaattaaaaaagacttaaaaacagtaaaaagaacgtaaattcaattattcaaagTGTCAactcaaatttgtttttttcttttcttttctaaattgATTAGTCAAATTAGGGATCAAATTTTCTTCCCCCAACCAACCCGCAGGCAGAGGTTAGAGGTGAatattcttttaattcaaagaaaaaagaaaaagaaatgggtgatcaatataaaattaatttattttttttatgaacataataaatcaaattaaaattgctTAAAACACAATTAACTGTGTTACACGCTATTCCTGCATCACTTCTTATGGGCCAAGCTCAGTCTAATGGGCTGGCCCAATCGCCTGGAACCCAGAATAGGGTAGGCGACCTTGTCAAAGAAATCCCATACGCCACCAAAGTCCGAAGAGTATAAAGCAAGCACGCGATGAGCTCCCGGTAAAGCCCTAAGCGAACTCTCAACAATTGTCTGACGAGCTCTCAGCAAAACCCTTAGTTCGCTGGATCGCTCAGGTCACTGGCCTAAAACCACCAGCTCGCATAATTGGTAAAGCTGCTGAAAAATTAGATGTAGGGACTATTCACTTTATCTGCAACAGCctatgcccctcgtaatgagaatCTCACTCCTGATTTTGAGTAGATGATAAGGACTGTTTGTCCCCCCATTATGTAATTattgtatttctatatgttatctaaattgtaaggGCCCCTCggtataaataaaaatcagaGATATCATGAGGGATAGGGAGAATAATTAGACACTGTCATTCTAAAAGAATAATCGGAATgcggtagtggagtaggcatcgttttAACTGAACCACATAAAATTTCTTGTGTTGACTGGTATCTGGAACTTTTGTCTTCCTCTTCTTGGCATTTTGGACTTACTCGCCACGGCCCAAAAACGAATTACAGTCGattgaaattgaacgtcgacaaactatttttaacttttcattGAAATTAGAAAtggctgattttttttttaaatcactCAAATCagttaaacaaaattaatttaaaccatcaaattatcaaataatGAGAGAAATGATTGATTAtgatttagttttaagttttagaTCGTCAAAACGTCTATATGTcaaatctcaaataaaattaattttttatttaattttaattgattgataaGTAAATAATCatttcataaattttgatttaatgatATAATAGGGTAAGACTTTTGATAAATAGTTTAAATTTCTTAACGTTTCTCTCGCTCTCAATtgtgtaaattagtaattttggtgagttttgtttattttggtgGTCCACttatcttttctcttcttttctctatcaTTATAAAATGAGTAATGTTAGGCGTCATGACTGTCATCAGTCATGATGCCATGACGCCTACGTGGCAGCACACCATTGGGTGTGCTGCGCCTCACATGAGAGAGAATGCAACCTCAATTATTCAAAGTGTCaactcaaatttatatttttttcttttctaaattgATTAGTCAAATTAGGGATCACATTTTGGCGGAGGTTAGAGGTGAATATTCTGAGTAAATGGGGTCCCcgttataaaataaaaccaaccaATTGTTATATCTACTTAGGTTCCAACTAAGTTAGAGGGACACTAGCCGTTGGCAATAGATCAAATCAACTGTGGtcgatttatattttatttttattttatattaaatttaacttacTTTATTAGTGTTGTGTCATTggtaaaaatttcattaaaagattaaagaaaatctaaaagtccaaaataactttttgggcTAAAACGAGTATATTTTGTCGTATATCGGGGGGTCCCATGCAACGCGCAAACTAGATAActctaacatttaaaaattcaagataaatgccatctataaaagataaatatcatccatAAGAATTTTAATCATAACGAgttccaaaatataaaaattttaattttaataaaagtagaaaatgataaaatagaCATTATCTGTGAGAATGATAATTCTGAACTAATTGGGATTATTTTatacttctctataaataaacataCACTTATTCCAGAAAAGGTATGCCTCTGATACTGGTTTCAATACGACATTCATCATTTTCAGTATATGATTTAGGCACCAGAGTGTTTACGCGGGGACCTCTCCACActctttgattgttttctttcttgtagaCTCAGGTGATGACATTTCCAGTCAAATGAATTTATTGTTCTAATTCAGCACTAACAATTGGTGTCGTATGTGGAAAAAGTTCAAAAAACCTAAGGATACTAAATGGTCCTTACACTATCTCAAGTTGAAAGTAACAAACACAACGAAAAAGGTCCTAATGTAGACAACTCTCTTAATACTAATATGCTAAGATTCTAGGATTCACGAGAATAATCCAATCAACCAACATACTCATCATGATTTCAAAATTCTCATCAATCACTTTTTTGGTTTGAGCCTAACTATCCCATGCGCTCAAATTGGGAGGCCACCAATATTATTCTAAAATGATAGGTCCAAGCAAAACATGTTCAAATTGCAAATTACAAAGtcttattatttaaaacttaatattGAAGCGTGAAATATGCAATAACGATTTAGGACTCATTATCCAAAAATCTAGTATTAGAAACGCAAAAAGTATAAGAATGATTTGGAATGAGAAACGCAAAAAGCATAAGAATGATTTGGAATGAGAAATGCAAAAAATGTGACAATGATCTGGAATTAGAAACGCAAAAAATGTGAGAATGATCtggaataaaaaaatacaaaaagggTGAAAATAATCTAGAATTAGAAATTTAGAAATCGTGAGAATTAatgatttagaattaaaaacGCAAAAAGTGTAAGAATGATCTAGAATCATAAATGCAAAAAATGTGAGAATTATCCAAAATTAAAAGCTCAAAAAATGTGAGAATGTTCTAGCATCATAAATAAGGGCAAACCATGACACACTCTACTTTATCCTCCGATAAACTCGAATGAATGAAAGAGTGAGAAGTAATTGTTGTATCATAGACAAAAGAACATTAAAAGACCCAAAGTCCAAAATGACAAATGCCAACGCATTGaactcatttttgaaaatggataGATATGCAAAAGACTTGTGTTATTGGTGTCGTTTTACAAACGTTTTTGAGTAAGAATTCTCAATTCTTAActgttagaatatttttttcttgttatatTTACACgctaatatgattttttttgataaaaaaaataaacaatgtcattgttaattatgttttttatagaaatttttGTACTAACTTTTCGCTGTTAACTTATCAAGCCCCATATATAGAAGATTTAAATCTGAATCTCTATCTAACTTTATttctcaacatatatatttagtgatatataagattttttcattttctctattAATTGATTTGCAAATGTTAAGAGACACTCTAATACTTGTGGTTTCCGAGAACAAAAAGTGGCTCCACGTTGATGTCTGGACAAAGTTGAGGAAATTCAGTAGCTTCTTTAAATTTACTTAGATGTcagtatttaattagttaatgttTGCATATTCCTTGTCGCAAGTGAACAGAattataacaaataatataatgattAATAAAGTATTGTTATCATGAAAATTAGTTTTTGATCTTTactttaataactattaattttaataagcCACATATAATAAAACAATTACTCACTGTATGTAgttatcattttaattaaaattgaatgactaactaaaaatgtaaaataactccttgaatttttaaatgcagaaatctaatgcactagggttcatgaatcctaGTTCTTCAATTGGTTCAATCTTCCAGTGATcaggttttataattcttgcttttAGCTGAAAATCGAtaatcctaagttaatcaaaagtcTCTCTTaatggtcaatcgaatctatgtttacatatgagattaattatctttaattaatatataaatattcaaacatgcatttatccacaatgatcatctaaataagatttcacaaggcataatgATATCTTTATCTATTATCGAATCTTATGTCgtttattatcaagtgctaatttatattaaatctCTCGAaagtaatataaatcacaaacacgttttAATGGTGGCCAAACATTAAAACGGAATTCGTCCATAACAAACGATTAACctgaaagacaagaatataataaaacccgaatacttttaattaaaccatcattgaactaggttttaTCAATCACCTTAGTTACAAAGTatttagcctaacatagtttcaaccaatgaaagaataataaaaacgg is from Diospyros lotus cultivar Yz01 chromosome 2, ASM1463336v1, whole genome shotgun sequence and encodes:
- the LOC127794521 gene encoding probable LRR receptor-like serine/threonine-protein kinase At3g47570 produces the protein MSSMRCYLPYIQTIFVLVVPILLQFRILLTVAAIWSGNTSDHLALLAFKSEIIHDPEGVMDSWNDSVHFCNWQGVMCGNRHQRVTILDLHARRLTGFISPYIGNLSFLRVLRLNNNSFQGEIPPQVGNLFRLQELSLYLNSLTGEIPANLSHCSNLLYFRIGTIPEALGQLQNLTFLSLDGNKLSDMVAYVGDFGLARLMLEMNPNQSNSVGVKGTIGYAAPEYGLGSEVSRDGGVYNFGILLLEMMTDKRPTESMFEVSLNLHTFARMAIPDHVMDIVDPKLLYNDEEEVVALTSNKKRRATTRQ